Part of the Verrucomicrobiia bacterium genome is shown below.
CGGGGTTCACGGAGCAACGGCGGCAGCCATCAAATTGATTTCTCCGCGCGCCCGGACCATTCAATTCATTCTCGGCCCAGCCCATCAACCGCGCAGGTCCACAGGTTCTCGTCCAGGGGCGGCGTGGAACAGCTTGTCGAGCTCGGCCGGGCTGCATTTACTGCGCGTGTGCAATTCACATTTCCACGGCCCGCTGACACGAGCTCTCCCTCGGTGGAGCGACTGCGGGTGGCCGGTCGCGAAATTCCGCTGGCCCTGGTGGTCAATCTGCGGGCGCGACGTTACGTGCTGCGATTGCGTCCGGACGGTTCGGCGCGCGTGACCATCCCGCGCGGCGGCTCGCGGTTGGCCGGCCGGCGTTTTGCGGAAGGACATGAGCCGTGGCTGGCGCGGCAACTGGAGCGGCTGGCGAACCGCCCGGCGCATCCCGAGCCGTGGCGGTTGGGCACGGAGGTCTTCCTGCGCGGCGAGCGGAGAAAAATCGAGGCGGCTGTCGGGAGCGACGGCAGCGCAATTCAACTCGGCGACGAAGTGATTTCAGTGGGCGGCAGCACCGCCGATTGGCGGCCGGTCATCGAACGGCATCTCTGGCGGCTGGCGATTCGCGAATTGCCGCCGCGGGTTTTGGAACTGGCGGCGAGTCACCAATTGACCGTGTGCCGCATCACGGTGCGGAACCAGCGGACGCGCTGGGGCTCCTGTTCGCGGCGGGCGACGATTTCGTTGAACTGGCGCCTGGTTCAGACGCCGCCCTTCGTGCGCGACTACATCATTTTGCATGAGCTGTGTCACCTGCGGGAGATGAATCACTCGATGCGTTTCTGGCGCGAGGTCGGGCGGGTCTGTCCGGACTTTGCGGCGGCCGAGCGGTGGTTGAAGCAGCACGCCGCCCTGCTTCGTTGAGACACAGCTGGCGCTCGCCAACATCCGGGGGCGCGGCTTGCGATTTCGGATTTCCGCCTTACGATGCCCGTGCGTGCTTACTCTGGATCAACTGGCCGGACTTTTGGAACAACACCGTGCGGAGTCGGATGCCCGCGTGCGGGAATTTGCCGTTGGCGGACGAGTGTTTCACTTCAATGCGCAACCGGCCCTGATGGGAGTGATCAATTTGTCCGCCGATTCTTGGTATCGCGAAAGCGTTTGCCTGACGGCGGAAAGCGCGGTTCAGCGCGGGCTGACGCTGGCCGCCCAGGGCGCGGCCATCGTGGACGTCGGCGCGGAATCCACCTTGGCGCACGCTGTGCGGGTGGCGGAGGCGGAGCAAAACTCCAGGCTGCTGCCGGTGATTCGTGAGCTGCGTGCGGCCAAGGTGCTGGTTTCGGTCGAGACGTATCAGCTGGCGGTGACCCGCGCGTGTCTCGAAGCCGGGGCCAATGTCTTGAATCTGACGGGCACGGAGCGGAGCGATGAATTGTTCCGCCTGGTGGCCGATCACGATGCGGCGGTCATTCTCTGCCATGTGCAGGGGAAAAACGTTCGCGAAGTGGGCGATTTCGATTTCGGCGCCGATCCGGTGGCGATGCTGTATGAGCATTTTGCCCGGCAAATTGAAGGCGCCACGCGCAATGGCGTGGAGCGGATATTCATCGACCCGGGACTGGGTTTTTATTACCGCAACCTGCAGGACAGCGCGGTCCGCGTGCGGCATCAGATGAACATTTTTCTGAACACGTTCCGGTTGCGCACGCTGGGCTTTCCGGTGTGTCACGCGTTGCCGCACGCGTTCGAATATTTCGGGGAAGAAGTCCGTTGTGCCGAGCCGTTCATGGCGGTGCTGGCGGCGCTGGGCAAAACTGATTTGTTCCGGACGCACGAAGTGGCGCGGGTGAAAGCGGTGCTCGACACGCTGCGGGTGTTCTGACGAAGCCGCTCCGCTCACCGCGTCTGCGGAAAGATCTGGTAAAGCAGGAGGTAGATGATCACGCCGGTGACCGAGACATACATCCACATGGGCCACGTCCAGCGCGCCAGCTTGCGGTGCGTTTCAAACTTCCGGCGCGCGGCCAGCGTCACGGTGGCAATCACCAGCGGCACGATGACGCCGGCCAGCACGGTGTGGGTGAGCAGCAGCGTCAGGTAATACGGCCGGAACCACGCCGGGTTGCGGAAAACCGTGTGGCCGGCGTGGGCGTGGTAGTAGAGGTAACCGCAAAGAAACAGCGTCGAAGTCGTCAGCGCCGCGATCATGCAATTGCGATGGGCGCGCTGGTTCTGCTGTTTGATGAACACATAGCCTGCCGTGAGGAGCGCGGCGCTCAGCCCGTTCAAGGTGGCGTTGACGGCGGGCAAATCGGCGAGGGTCACGACTCGTTCTCCAGTTGCCTGAGCGCTGCCAGAATTTGCTGCTTCACGTCCGGCCAGTTGATCAGATCTCCCTGGGTCTGAAACGCACCCCGCAAGCGTCCCTGCTTGTCCACCACCACGAAGATGGTGCTGTGCACAAACAAATCCACGGGATCCTTGCGTTCTTCAGGCCGCTTTGCGACGGCAGTGAGCTTCAAGCCATCGATGGCCAGGTTGGCCACCGCCACCTTGTCGCCGGTAAGAAACGTCCAGCGGGCGGCATCGGCGCCGAATTTGGCGGCATATTTTTGCAGCACTGCCGGCGTGTCGTAGTCGGCATCGGTTGTGAGTGACACCAGCCGGGCGCCCGAGTCGGCGGGCAGCGCGGTTTGCAGTTCGTGCATCTTGCCGGTCATGATCGGGCACGGGCCCGCGCAACGGGTGAAAATGATGTCGGCCACCCAGGCGTGTCCCTTCAAGCCGGCGAGGGTCACCGGCTGGCCAAGCTGGTTGGTCAGGGCGAAATCCGGCACCTGACTGATGACCGGCAGGTTGACGGTTTGGTTGTTTCGTGTGGCCTTCAACTTGATGAGCACCAACGCGAGGGCGAGCAAGGACGCAACCAGCACGATGCCGACCCACACGGACCAACTGACCGCTTTTCCGGTGCGATTCATGACGGGGAACTTACGGGGTGAAGCGGTTTCCGCCAAGGGGAGAAACCGCCGCTGAACCGCTCTCCCAACGCCGGGCGGGGGGTGGGCATTTTACGGCGGCGCAAATC
Proteins encoded:
- a CDS encoding SprT family zinc-dependent metalloprotease encodes the protein MQFTFPRPADTSSPSVERLRVAGREIPLALVVNLRARRYVLRLRPDGSARVTIPRGGSRLAGRRFAEGHEPWLARQLERLANRPAHPEPWRLGTEVFLRGERRKIEAAVGSDGSAIQLGDEVISVGGSTADWRPVIERHLWRLAIRELPPRVLELAASHQLTVCRITVRNQRTRWGSCSRRATISLNWRLVQTPPFVRDYIILHELCHLREMNHSMRFWREVGRVCPDFAAAERWLKQHAALLR
- a CDS encoding dihydropteroate synthase encodes the protein MLTLDQLAGLLEQHRAESDARVREFAVGGRVFHFNAQPALMGVINLSADSWYRESVCLTAESAVQRGLTLAAQGAAIVDVGAESTLAHAVRVAEAEQNSRLLPVIRELRAAKVLVSVETYQLAVTRACLEAGANVLNLTGTERSDELFRLVADHDAAVILCHVQGKNVREVGDFDFGADPVAMLYEHFARQIEGATRNGVERIFIDPGLGFYYRNLQDSAVRVRHQMNIFLNTFRLRTLGFPVCHALPHAFEYFGEEVRCAEPFMAVLAALGKTDLFRTHEVARVKAVLDTLRVF
- a CDS encoding DUF420 domain-containing protein, translated to MTLADLPAVNATLNGLSAALLTAGYVFIKQQNQRAHRNCMIAALTTSTLFLCGYLYYHAHAGHTVFRNPAWFRPYYLTLLLTHTVLAGVIVPLVIATVTLAARRKFETHRKLARWTWPMWMYVSVTGVIIYLLLYQIFPQTR
- a CDS encoding SCO family protein, coding for MNRTGKAVSWSVWVGIVLVASLLALALVLIKLKATRNNQTVNLPVISQVPDFALTNQLGQPVTLAGLKGHAWVADIIFTRCAGPCPIMTGKMHELQTALPADSGARLVSLTTDADYDTPAVLQKYAAKFGADAARWTFLTGDKVAVANLAIDGLKLTAVAKRPEERKDPVDLFVHSTIFVVVDKQGRLRGAFQTQGDLINWPDVKQQILAALRQLENES